The stretch of DNA GACATCTTCATCATAATATTTTTCAGAAGAAACAATAGCACCATTTCTTGCCCACCCTTTATGATAAACTGAAGCATTAATTGGATGCGTTGGTGATGCAGCTGCTAAAACATACATAATTAAACATTCGTTATAACCACCAACAGGAAAATTCATGTCCCATCCATATTCTGGAGACCAATGCCAGTATAATACGTCTTCGCCATTTTTTGTATACCAATCCCATTCTACTTCTCTCCAAAGTTTGTCTATTTTATCAACAAGTGCTTGCTCTTTATCATTACCATCTTTAAAATATTCGGCTACGGTTAACAAGCCTTGAACTAAAAATGCAGTTTCGACCAAATCTCCTCCATTATCTTTTTTGCTAAAGGGCATCATCTTACCCGTTTCACCGTTAAGCCAATGTGGCCATACGCCATGATATCTATCCGCTTTTTCAAGGAAATCTACTATTTTAACAAATCGAGAAAACGCCTGATTTTTAGTAATAAAACCCCTTTTCACACCAACCAAAATAGCCATTAAGCCAAAACCACTTCCTCCTGTCGTAACGGTGTGTTTAGGTGATGTCGGATAAATATCATCCATATGCAAACGCTCGCGCGCAAGACCAGAAGTAGGCTCTGCGCCTTCCCAAAAATAATTGAAAGTTTGTTTTTGGATTGAATCCAACAAAACCTCATCATCTGGTAATACATTGTTACTTACTAATTCATTATTTATTGCAACATCCTTATTGTTTTTACAACTAAAGCTGAAAAACATTATTAGTAGTAATAATAAAAATGATTTATTTTTTTGAAAAAACTTCATAGAAATGCGCTAATTAATTTCATCTGCATTTTCTAAGAAAATGCAGATGAAAATTCAACTAAATTAAAAAACTACTCAAATA from Flavivirga spongiicola encodes:
- a CDS encoding glucoamylase family protein, giving the protein MKFFQKNKSFLLLLLIMFFSFSCKNNKDVAINNELVSNNVLPDDEVLLDSIQKQTFNYFWEGAEPTSGLARERLHMDDIYPTSPKHTVTTGGSGFGLMAILVGVKRGFITKNQAFSRFVKIVDFLEKADRYHGVWPHWLNGETGKMMPFSKKDNGGDLVETAFLVQGLLTVAEYFKDGNDKEQALVDKIDKLWREVEWDWYTKNGEDVLYWHWSPEYGWDMNFPVGGYNECLIMYVLAAASPTHPINASVYHKGWARNGAIVSSEKYYDEDVILDYYEHDKSPIGPMFWGHYSYVGLNPNSLSDKYADYWKLVQNQAKIHHKHAVENPKNHEGYGDSIWGLTSSYSIKGYKGHRPDKDIGVIAPTAALASFPYTPKESMKMLKKLYKNHDSLIGEYGPYDAFSFQDNWYLPRYLAIDQGPIPLMIENYRSGMLWKLFMANKDVQTGLDKLGFKYLKK